Proteins encoded in a region of the Quercus lobata isolate SW786 chromosome 8, ValleyOak3.0 Primary Assembly, whole genome shotgun sequence genome:
- the LOC115954865 gene encoding protein CUP-SHAPED COTYLEDON 2, giving the protein MESYNYFDNNDAHLPPGFRFHPTDEELITYYLLKKVLDSNFTGRAIAEVDLNKCEPWELPDKAKMGEKEWYFFSLRDRKYPTGLRTNRATEAGYWKATGKDREIYSSKTCSLVGMKKTLVFYRGRAPKGEKSNWVMHEYRLEGKFAYHYLSRSSKDEWVISRVFQKSGSGTGGTATSGGGGGSGSKKTRLSSGISLYQEPSSPSSVSISLPPLLDSSPYPSATATARDGCSYDSPIAKEHVSCFSTIAATTTAATSNNNFNPSFENLVAPQISNVDPFARFPRSLGVSAFPSLRSLQENLQLPFFFTQQTMAPPPPPQPPQLHGGSAAELGLAGGTWPMQEDNSKVENGSGGCVRMGMGPTELDCMWTY; this is encoded by the exons ATGGAGTCCTACAACTATTTTGATAACAATGATGCCCATTTGCCTCCTGGCTTTCGCTTCCACCCTACTGATGAAGAACTTATCACCTACTACCTCTTGAAGAAGGTCTTGGACAGTAACTTCACAGGTAGAGCCATTGCTGAAGTTGACCTCAACAAGTGTGAACCTTGGGAGCTACCTG ATAAAGCGAAGATGGGAGAGAAAGAGTGGTACTTCTTCAGCTTGCGTGACCGCAAGTACCCAACTGGGCTTAGAACTAACAGGGCTACTGAGGCTGGGTACTGGAAAGCCACTGGGAAAGATAGGGAGATCTATAGCTCAAAGACTTGTTCTCTGGTTGGGATGAAGAAGACGTTGGTGTTCTACAGAGGGAGAGCCCCTAAGGGAGAGAAGAGCAACTGGGTCATGCATGAGTATCGCCTTGAAGGCAAATTTGCTTACCATTACCTCTCTAGGAGCTCCaag GATGAATGGGTCATATCGAGAGTCTTCCAGAAGAGCGGCTCCGGTACTGGCGGCACCGCCACTAgtggaggaggtggaggaaGTGGCTCAAAGAAAACAAGGCTCAGCTCTGGTATTAGCCTTTACCAAGAACCAAGCTCACCCTCCTCAGTCTCAATCTCACTCCCACCGCTCCTTGACTCTTCGCCCTATCCCAGCGCCACTGCCACCGCTCGTGACGGTTGCTCGTACGACAGCCCAATTGCCAAGGAGCACGTGTCCTGTTTCTCCACCATTGCAGCCACAACCACCGCTGCCACAAGCAACAACAACTTCAACCCCAGCTTCGAAAACCTCGTCGCTCCTCAGATTTCAAACGTGGACCCATTTGCACGCTTTCCAAGAAGCCTCGGAGTTTCAGCTTTTCCAAGCCTCAGATCATTGCAAGAGAATCTTCAGCTGCCTTTCTTTTTCACTCAGCAGACTATGGctccgccgccgccgccgcagCCACCTCAGCTTCATGGTGGCTCAGCCGCCGAGCTGGGTCTGGCTGGTGGGACATGGCCTATGCAGGAGGATAACTCAAAGGTTGAGAATGGTAGTGGTGGTTGTGTTAGGATGGGCATGGGTCCCACTGAGCTTGACTGCATGTGGACCTACTGA